The genomic region AATCGTTGAGGATGCCTACACGACGAGGGAGGAGAAGCTCGAGCTTTACAGGATTGTGATGCAGTCTGGGGCGGACTTCATAAAGACGAGTACGGGCTTCGAAGAAAGGGACTATGCGGAGAAGCTTGGTAATAAGACAGGGGCCCAAATAGAGAATGTGAGGCTCATGGCTGAGCTATCTAGGAAGTATAACCCGAGAATTGGGATTAAGGTCGCGGGTGGCGTTAGGACTTATCAGCAGGTTCTTGAATTAATGAGGGCGGCGGAGAGGGAGCCTGACCCAATGAGGTTTAGGGTCGGTACTAGCCACATGATGAGTATTATCGAGAGCATGAAGGGTATTCACTAGTCAATAGCGAGAAAGCTTATAAAATGAGTAAAAATGCCAACACCGAATGTCAGAGGAAAATATGGAAAAGACCACTGGGGAGGTTCAGGGAGAGACACAACAGGCGCAGCCTACATCACCGCAATCAATGCAGTTGCCTGAGATAAAACCAACACAGGTGAGCGGGGCTAGGAAGCTTAGGTGGGGTGTTGCCTACGTGTACTCCAGCTATAATAATACGATAATAATAATCACGGACCTAACGGGTGCGGAAACCGTTGCGAGGGTTAGTGGTGGGCAGGTTGTTAAGGCTGATAGGGATAAGCCCAGCCCATACGCGGCAATGATGGCTGCGTACAAGGCCGCTCAAATAGCCATGAGTAGGGGCATTAATGCAGTGCACATAAAGGTTAAGGCACCTGGTGGTTACGGCCCAAAGACGCCAGGTCCTGGCGCCGCGGCTGCCATTAGGGCTTTGGCCAGGGCTGGTTTGATAATTGGTCGTATTGAGGATGTGACGCCAATACCTACGGATACCATTAGGCCACCTGGAGGTAGGCGTGGTAGGAGGGTATAAATCTGTCATTACCTACTTCCTCCTCTT from Vulcanisaeta distributa DSM 14429 harbors:
- a CDS encoding 30S ribosomal protein S11, giving the protein MQLPEIKPTQVSGARKLRWGVAYVYSSYNNTIIIITDLTGAETVARVSGGQVVKADRDKPSPYAAMMAAYKAAQIAMSRGINAVHIKVKAPGGYGPKTPGPGAAAAIRALARAGLIIGRIEDVTPIPTDTIRPPGGRRGRRV